From Streptomyces griseorubiginosus, one genomic window encodes:
- a CDS encoding leishmanolysin-related zinc metalloendopeptidase: MSKVATNTFQTYRAVASFERARELARTTSPFTIEIRFLGGLTTTQQDAFAAAADRWAKVIVGDLDTALVNGDVIDDLLIEAEGVTIDGPGRVLGMAGPTDFRDESAQFGAFLPAKGVMRFDSADLARMEADGTLVDVITHEMGHVLGVGTLWTAFDLLKGAGTQNPTFVGAGAMAEFAALLGEEDPVPVPVANFGGPGTQDSHWREAVFVTELMSPFISGAGNPLSRMTAASLGDLGYQVDLEGAEPYALPNLLQIAREGALVPHTAPLDDGMVLPVVPTRLPAATP, translated from the coding sequence ATGAGCAAGGTCGCCACCAACACCTTCCAGACGTATCGGGCGGTCGCCAGTTTCGAGCGGGCCAGAGAGCTGGCCCGCACGACGTCGCCGTTCACCATCGAGATCCGCTTCCTCGGCGGACTGACGACCACTCAGCAGGACGCGTTCGCCGCGGCGGCCGACCGCTGGGCGAAGGTCATCGTCGGGGATCTGGACACCGCGCTCGTCAACGGCGACGTCATCGACGACCTGCTCATCGAAGCCGAAGGTGTCACGATCGACGGTCCCGGCCGGGTACTGGGGATGGCCGGTCCCACGGACTTCCGCGACGAATCAGCGCAGTTCGGTGCGTTCCTGCCGGCGAAGGGCGTGATGCGGTTCGACTCCGCCGATCTCGCCCGGATGGAAGCGGACGGCACGCTCGTCGACGTGATCACGCACGAGATGGGCCACGTCCTGGGTGTCGGCACCCTGTGGACGGCCTTCGACCTCCTCAAGGGCGCCGGCACCCAGAACCCCACCTTCGTCGGTGCCGGCGCGATGGCCGAGTTCGCCGCGCTCCTCGGTGAGGAGGACCCGGTGCCGGTACCGGTCGCCAACTTCGGCGGGCCCGGAACCCAGGACAGCCACTGGCGTGAGGCGGTCTTCGTCACCGAACTCATGTCGCCGTTCATCTCCGGAGCCGGGAACCCGCTGAGCCGGATGACCGCGGCGAGCCTCGGCGACCTCGGCTACCAGGTCGACCTGGAGGGAGCCGAACCCTACGCACTGCCGAACCTGCTCCAGATCGCCAGGGAGGGCGCGCTCGTGCCGCACACGGCACCGCTCGATGACGGCATGGTGCTCCCGGTGGTACCGACACGGCTTCCCGCCGCGACACCGTAG
- a CDS encoding trypco2 family protein, translated as MGDKQQTLSTGELGLADMLGGLRRELEEAQRRAAGEELRFGVADVEVEATVQITRTAEGRAGIQFWVVQAGGDYAHGNATTHRIKLNLTLPPDTRVSDKEDGVE; from the coding sequence ATGGGAGACAAGCAACAAACGCTCAGCACCGGCGAGTTGGGGCTCGCGGACATGCTCGGCGGGCTGCGACGGGAGCTGGAAGAGGCACAGCGGCGAGCCGCGGGGGAAGAGCTGCGCTTCGGCGTCGCCGATGTCGAGGTGGAGGCCACGGTCCAGATCACCCGTACCGCCGAGGGCCGGGCGGGCATCCAGTTCTGGGTGGTCCAGGCCGGTGGCGACTACGCGCACGGCAACGCCACAACGCACCGGATCAAGCTGAACCTCACGCTGCCGCCCGACACGCGCGTCTCGGACAAGGAAGACGGCGTCGAATGA